The Odocoileus virginianus isolate 20LAN1187 ecotype Illinois chromosome 3, Ovbor_1.2, whole genome shotgun sequence genome includes a window with the following:
- the RAB24 gene encoding ras-related protein Rab-24, giving the protein MSGQRVDVKVVMLGKEYVGKTSLVERYVHDRFLVGPYQNTIGAAFVAKVMSVGDRTVTLGIWDTAGSERYEAMSRIYYRGAKAAIVCYDLTDSSSFERAKFWVKELRNLEEGCQIYLCGTKSDLLEEDRRRRRVDFHDVQDYADNIKAQLFETSSKTGQSVDELFQKVAEDYVSVAAFQVMTEDKGVDLGQKANPYFYSCCHH; this is encoded by the exons ATGAGCGGGCAGCGCGTGGACGTCAAGGTGGTGATGTTGGGCAAGGAGTACGTGGGCAAGACGAGCCTGGTGGAGCGATACGTGCACGACCGCTTCCTGGTGGGGCCTTATCAGAAT ACCATAGGGGCCGCCTTCGTAGCCAAGGTGATGTCCGTCGGAGACCGGACGGTGACTTTGGGTATTTGG GACACAGCAGGCTCTGAGCGCTATGAGGCCATGAGCCGAATCTACTATCGGGGCGCCAAGGCTGCCATCGTCTGCTATG ACCTGACGGACAGCAGCAGCTTTGAACGGGCCAAGTTCTGGGTGAAGGAGCTGCGCAACCTAGAGGAG GGCTGTCAGATCTACTTGTGTGGCACCAAGAGTGACCTGCTGGAGGAGGACAGGCGGAGGCGACGGGTGGACTTCCACGACGTTCAGGACTATGCAGACA ATATCAAAGCTCAGCTCTTTGAAACATCCAGCAAGACAGGCCAGAGTGTGG ACGAGCTCTTCCAGAAAGTGGCAGAGGATTACGTCAGTGTGGCCGCCTTCCAGGTGATGACAG AGGACAAGGGCGTGGACCTGGGCCAGAAGGCAAACCCCTACTTCTACAGCTGTTGTCATCACTGA
- the PRELID1 gene encoding PRELI domain-containing protein 1, mitochondrial, giving the protein MVKYFLGQSVLRSSWDQVFAAFWQRYPNPYSKHVLTEDIVHREVTSDQKLLSRRLLTKTNRMPRWAERLFPANVAHSVYILEDSIVDPQNQTMTTFTWNINHARLMVVEERCVYRVNSDNSGWTEIRREAWVSSSLFGVSRAVQEFGLARFKSNVTKTMKGFEYILAKLQGEAPPKTLVETAKEAKEKAKETALAATEKAKDLASKAATKKQQQQQQFV; this is encoded by the exons ATGGTGAAGTATTTCCTGGGCCAGAGCGTGCTCCGGAGTTCCTGGGACCAAGTGTTCGCTGCCTTCTGGCAGCGGTACCCGAATCCCTATAG CAAACATGTCTTGACGGAAGACATAGTGCACCGAGAGGTGACCTCTGACCAGAAGCTCCTGTCCCGACGACTCCTGACCAAGACGAACAGGATGCCCCGCTGGGCTGAGCGACTGTTCCCTGCCAATGTTGCTCACTCAGTGTACATCCTGGAGGATTCTATTGTGGACCCACAAAACCAGACCATGACCACCTTCACCTGGAACATCAACCACGCCCGGCTGATG GTGGTGGAGGAACGATGTGTTTACCGTGTGAACTCTGATAACAGCGGCTGGACCGAAATCCGCCGGGAAGCCTGGGTCTCCTCTAGCTTATTTGGCGTCTCCAGAGCTGTCCAG GAATTTGGTCTCGCGCGGTTCAAAAGCAACGTGACCAAGACTATGAAGGGTTTTGAATACATCTTGGCCAAGCTGCAAG GTGAGGCCCCTCCCAAAACCCTTGTTGAAACAGCCAAGGAAGCCAAGGAGAAGGCCAAGGAGACGGCACTGGCAGCTACGGAGAAGGCCAAGGACCTTGCCAGCAAGGCAGCCAcgaagaagcagcagcagcagcagcagttcgtGTAG
- the MXD3 gene encoding max dimerization protein 3 produces MEPVASNIQVLLQAAEFLERREREAEHGYASLCPHRSPGPVHRRRKRSPQAPGALDSGRSVHNELEKRRRAQLKRCLEQLKQQMPLGADCVRYTTLSLLRRARMHIQKLEEQEQRARQLKEKLRSKQQSLRQQLEHLRGLGMAGERERLRADSLDSSGLSSERSDSDQEELEVDVESLVFGGEAELLRGFSTGQEHSYSHSGRAWL; encoded by the exons ATGGAACCGGTGGCCAGCAACATCCAAGTCTTGCTGCAGGCGGCGGAGTTTCTGGAGCGCCGcgagagag AGGCCGAGCATGGCTATGCGTCCCTGTGCCCGCACCGGAGTCCAGGTCCAGTCCACAGGAGGAGGAAGCGGTCTCCCCAAGCTCCTGGCGCGCTGGACAGTGGGCG gtctGTGCACAACGAGCTGGAGAAGCGCAG GAGGGCCCAGCTGAAGCGGTGCCTGGAGCAGCTGAAGCAGCAGATGCCCCTGGGGGCTGACTGTGTCCGATACACCACACTGAGCCTTCTGCGCAGGGCCAGAATGCACATCCAG AAGCTGGAGGAGCAGGAGCAGCGGGCCCGGCAGCTCAAGGAGAAGCTGCGCAGCAAGCAGCAGAGCCTGCGGCAGCAGCTGGAGCATCTCCGGGGGCTGGGCATGGCGGGCGAGCGGGAGCGGCTGCGGGCGGACAGCCTGGACTCCTCGGGCCTCTCCTCCGAGCGCTCGGACTCAGACCAAG AGGAGCTGGAGGTGGATGTGGAGAGCCTGGTGTTCGGAGGTGAGGCTGAGCTGCTGCGGGGCTTCAGCACAGGCCAGGAGCACAGCTACTCACACAGCGGCCGTGCCTGGCTATGA